The Sediminispirochaeta smaragdinae DSM 11293 genome has a segment encoding these proteins:
- a CDS encoding tyrosine-type recombinase/integrase, with protein MLPFALEQKYPLAGKEWKWFWLFPSPKLSIDPMSGIVRRHHIYSSTLQGSFKKALDRAGIQKHASVHTLRHSFATHLIEHGYDIRSIQELMGHSDVSTTMIYTHIAEKNKLSVINPLDF; from the coding sequence ATGCTGCCTTTTGCCTTAGAGCAGAAATACCCGCTTGCAGGAAAAGAGTGGAAGTGGTTTTGGCTTTTTCCGTCCCCAAAGCTTTCCATCGATCCTATGAGTGGAATAGTACGCAGGCATCATATCTACTCGTCTACACTCCAGGGAAGTTTCAAAAAGGCATTGGACCGTGCAGGAATACAAAAGCATGCGAGCGTTCACACCCTGCGCCACAGTTTTGCAACACATCTTATAGAACATGGCTATGATATTCGATCGATACAAGAATTGATGGGGCACTCAGATGTATCTACGACAATGATCTACACCCATATAGCAGAAAAGAATAAATTGAGCGTCATAAACCCCCTCGACTTCTGA
- a CDS encoding TetR/AcrR family transcriptional regulator → MKTQQDTRAENEEQIILATIECIETFGIHGATIRRIAQRAGVNSAAISYYFRSKEHLLQVAMERTLENAFDLNDFSDSVGKPVQERLTHIFSFLIEGALKFPGISRAHFYEPFIEGNYETPGVEHINAFLSALETEILASSNSYTQQEVRTKLVYLTSATMIYPGLMPKLLEPFSNVKLSDKATRDAYVENLIWTLFPASQP, encoded by the coding sequence ATGAAGACACAACAGGACACACGGGCAGAGAATGAGGAACAGATTATTCTTGCCACCATCGAATGTATCGAAACCTTTGGCATCCACGGAGCCACAATACGAAGAATCGCTCAGAGAGCAGGAGTCAATAGCGCCGCCATCAGCTACTACTTTCGAAGCAAAGAGCATCTCCTGCAAGTGGCAATGGAGCGGACACTTGAAAATGCTTTTGATCTAAACGATTTCAGTGATTCCGTCGGGAAACCGGTGCAGGAACGCCTTACTCATATTTTCTCCTTTCTGATAGAAGGAGCCCTCAAATTTCCAGGCATCAGCCGGGCCCATTTTTATGAGCCCTTCATCGAAGGGAACTACGAAACTCCGGGAGTAGAACACATAAATGCATTTCTTTCCGCACTCGAAACAGAAATCTTGGCAAGCAGCAATTCCTATACACAACAAGAGGTGCGAACGAAACTTGTCTATCTCACCAGCGCAACCATGATATATCCGGGATTGATGCCGAAGCTGTTGGAGCCCTTTAGCAATGTGAAACTGTCTGATAAGGCGACAAGGGATGCGTATGTTGAGAACTTGATATGGACCCTCTTTCCTGCTTCGCAGCCGTAA
- a CDS encoding SDR family NAD(P)-dependent oxidoreductase — protein MISVFLTGATGGLGKAFAVECACRGWNLFLTDRQTASLRILAESLQRQFSCSVEYYPCDLTDTRSREELYHYIKGEGLQFNMLINVAGLDYEGPFLERSGSEVRNLLRLNIESSLETTAELFRLREEGKPFRIITVASLAAFYPMPIKAMYAASKRFLLNFFVAFREEIRDAGGSVTILCPAGMPTRPDLIDSIESQGIMGRITTRNVGMVASKTIDSALRNRLIYIPGRINNVLRSLGLLMPMQLVAAVIGSRWKNRRAKRNMAFL, from the coding sequence ATGATTTCTGTTTTTCTGACGGGAGCTACGGGCGGACTTGGTAAAGCTTTTGCTGTGGAATGCGCTTGCCGGGGGTGGAATCTATTTCTTACCGATAGGCAGACAGCGTCTTTAAGGATACTTGCCGAATCACTGCAACGCCAATTTTCTTGTAGTGTTGAGTATTACCCCTGTGACTTGACCGATACGAGATCACGGGAGGAACTATATCATTATATAAAGGGTGAGGGGCTCCAATTCAACATGTTAATCAATGTGGCTGGGCTGGATTATGAAGGCCCCTTTCTCGAACGCAGCGGAAGCGAGGTTAGAAATCTTTTGCGCCTCAATATCGAATCATCACTTGAAACAACAGCAGAGCTGTTTCGGTTGCGAGAAGAGGGCAAGCCTTTTCGAATTATCACCGTGGCAAGCTTGGCTGCGTTTTACCCAATGCCGATTAAAGCGATGTATGCTGCTTCGAAGCGTTTCCTCCTTAATTTCTTTGTGGCATTCCGAGAGGAGATTCGTGATGCGGGAGGTTCTGTGACAATTCTCTGCCCCGCTGGGATGCCTACACGGCCGGATCTCATCGATTCTATTGAATCGCAGGGGATCATGGGGCGGATAACTACCCGGAATGTGGGAATGGTGGCCTCAAAAACCATCGATTCGGCCTTAAGAAACCGGCTCATATATATTCCTGGAAGGATCAATAACGTGCTTCGCTCTTTGGGCCTGCTTATGCCAATGCAACTTGTGGCTGCGGTGATTGGTTCCCGTTGGAAAAACCGCCGTGCAAAGCGCAACATGGCGTTCTTATAG
- a CDS encoding site-specific integrase, with the protein MQDNSFYSYLTERLRYNEKKATYLQNWVAKYHAFKKGRPSGSVADYLSMLSARFEPWQILQAKEAVYLYLRFTGKLPTHDTPYKPTLPYKAKVKNTEDPKPQAQKASSVIRLWDEATRIMRQSLRIQHKSYATEKTYLGWVERFAQWTRLMPDKLTEQHVKKYLSYLAVDRKVAVATQRQAFNALLYFYRYVLAIPIEDLSGTVASKIPQRLPVVLSKKEIDAALLCLPALHKLMCRIISSMRMIGQNIEMGSCCLLP; encoded by the coding sequence ATGCAAGATAACAGTTTTTATAGTTACCTTACAGAAAGGCTACGCTACAATGAGAAAAAGGCAACATATTTGCAAAACTGGGTAGCAAAGTATCATGCCTTCAAAAAAGGTCGGCCTTCTGGTTCTGTAGCGGATTATCTTTCAATGCTTTCCGCCCGTTTTGAACCATGGCAGATTCTACAGGCAAAGGAAGCGGTCTATCTTTACTTACGCTTTACAGGTAAACTCCCAACACACGATACTCCGTATAAACCGACTCTCCCATATAAAGCAAAAGTCAAAAATACAGAAGATCCCAAACCTCAGGCACAAAAAGCATCATCGGTTATACGCCTGTGGGACGAAGCAACCAGGATAATGCGACAAAGCCTCAGGATTCAACACAAATCCTACGCTACTGAAAAAACTTATCTTGGATGGGTTGAGCGGTTTGCCCAGTGGACTCGCCTAATGCCCGATAAACTGACAGAGCAACATGTTAAAAAGTATCTCTCGTATCTGGCTGTCGATCGAAAAGTTGCAGTAGCAACACAACGGCAAGCATTTAATGCCCTCCTCTATTTCTATCGTTACGTTTTAGCAATTCCCATTGAAGACCTAAGCGGAACAGTCGCTTCCAAAATCCCACAACGGCTTCCCGTCGTACTATCGAAAAAGGAAATCGATGCTGCACTTTTGTGTCTCCCAGCCCTGCACAAACTTATGTGTAGAATCATTTCCTCTATGAGGATGATCGGGCAGAACATCGAAATGGGGTCATGCTGCCTTTTGCCTTAG
- a CDS encoding iron-containing alcohol dehydrogenase, which translates to MAVMNYSVPRTIVYGEKALDKLGELEGKKAMLVTGGSSMKRFGFLDQAKNILEKAGMKTAVIDGVEPNPSVKTVKEGAEAMIAFQPDWIVAIGGGSALDAAKVMWCFYEHPELTFEDIVTPLTMPKLRTKAHFAAIPSTSGTASEITAFSVITDTDNHIKYPLVSPEMVPDIAILDPALPAKMPAHITANTGMDVMAHATEALVSTASTSFTDPYALEAITLVAEWLPKAYKNGNDMEARYHMHNASTLAGMAFTNASLGLVHSLAHKIGGEFGVTHGLANAILMPWIIEFNKKSTDKYALAEKALKVDNLENEIRRLNRVLDIPASFASCNEVDFNEEKFKAVLDRMSENAYNDPCTLTNPGAPSIADIKAIYQAAYYGEWKKA; encoded by the coding sequence ATGGCAGTCATGAACTATTCGGTTCCAAGGACGATTGTATATGGCGAGAAGGCCCTGGATAAACTTGGAGAGCTGGAAGGGAAAAAGGCGATGCTGGTAACCGGCGGAAGCTCAATGAAACGGTTCGGCTTTCTTGATCAGGCAAAAAATATCCTCGAAAAAGCGGGCATGAAAACAGCCGTGATAGACGGAGTTGAACCAAACCCTTCGGTCAAAACGGTAAAGGAAGGCGCCGAAGCGATGATCGCTTTCCAGCCCGATTGGATCGTGGCCATCGGCGGAGGTTCCGCCCTGGATGCGGCAAAGGTGATGTGGTGCTTCTACGAACATCCCGAACTTACCTTTGAAGACATTGTTACCCCACTTACCATGCCAAAACTCAGAACAAAGGCACATTTTGCCGCCATTCCCTCGACAAGTGGCACAGCATCGGAAATCACGGCGTTTTCCGTTATTACGGATACCGATAACCACATCAAATATCCCCTTGTCTCTCCGGAAATGGTTCCCGATATAGCGATCCTTGATCCGGCTCTTCCCGCAAAGATGCCGGCTCATATCACCGCAAACACCGGCATGGATGTTATGGCACACGCTACCGAAGCGTTGGTATCAACCGCATCCACCAGCTTTACCGACCCTTACGCGCTCGAAGCAATCACCCTGGTGGCAGAATGGCTTCCCAAAGCCTACAAAAACGGTAACGATATGGAAGCTCGCTACCACATGCACAACGCATCCACCCTGGCAGGCATGGCCTTCACCAACGCATCCCTCGGCCTGGTACACTCTTTAGCGCACAAGATCGGAGGAGAGTTCGGTGTCACCCACGGTCTTGCCAATGCTATTCTGATGCCCTGGATCATCGAATTCAATAAAAAATCGACGGATAAGTACGCACTGGCGGAAAAGGCGTTGAAGGTCGACAACCTTGAAAATGAAATCAGGCGGCTGAACAGGGTTCTTGATATTCCAGCAAGTTTTGCAAGTTGTAATGAAGTAGACTTCAACGAAGAAAAATTCAAAGCGGTTCTGGATCGTATGAGTGAGAACGCCTATAACGATCCCTGCACCCTTACCAATCCCGGCGCACCTTCGATTGCCGATATTAAGGCGATCTACCAGGCTGCCTACTACGGAGAATGGAAGAAGGCATAG
- a CDS encoding SDR family NAD(P)-dependent oxidoreductase — translation MNKTAVITGATSGIGLATAQALAQQGWYIIGIGRSEERCAQAKAAIEKAGASGCEFSVTDLSSLTQVKKAAKEIMLMMAQNGDRGALDVLINNAGTFSNWFIQTEDGIELQFAVNYLAHFLLTLALLPALSKASEPRIISVSSASHRHTHLRWNDIQLRKHYSGLRAYKQTKLANVLFSAEFNRRYAARTGIQAFVADPGLVRTEIGLKSSGGLAKLVWRVRMAQGRPPREGAETSVFLATDPTVYNSGQLYWRNNMPLAPDPLALNQTAAERLWQISERMCGIEQEKEPD, via the coding sequence ATGAATAAAACTGCGGTAATAACGGGAGCAACATCGGGAATCGGCTTGGCCACGGCACAGGCTCTTGCACAACAGGGGTGGTACATAATCGGCATAGGAAGATCCGAAGAACGCTGCGCCCAGGCAAAGGCTGCGATAGAAAAGGCCGGTGCATCCGGTTGTGAATTTTCCGTTACCGATCTTTCTTCCTTGACGCAGGTCAAAAAAGCGGCAAAAGAGATTATGCTGATGATGGCGCAGAATGGGGATCGGGGAGCACTTGATGTTTTGATCAACAATGCAGGAACCTTTTCCAACTGGTTTATACAAACAGAGGATGGCATAGAGTTACAATTTGCAGTGAACTATCTTGCCCACTTCCTTCTCACCCTTGCATTGCTCCCGGCACTCTCAAAGGCCTCTGAGCCCAGAATAATAAGTGTGAGCTCCGCCTCACACCGCCACACCCATCTTCGTTGGAACGATATCCAGCTCCGCAAACATTACAGCGGGCTTCGTGCCTATAAACAAACAAAGCTCGCCAATGTGCTTTTTTCCGCAGAGTTCAACAGACGATATGCGGCAAGAACCGGCATACAAGCCTTTGTGGCCGATCCTGGCCTGGTTCGCACCGAAATTGGCTTAAAATCAAGTGGTGGCTTGGCAAAGTTGGTGTGGAGAGTCAGGATGGCGCAAGGCCGTCCGCCTAGAGAAGGTGCGGAAACATCGGTATTTCTTGCAACAGATCCTACCGTTTATAACAGCGGACAGCTTTATTGGCGGAATAACATGCCACTTGCTCCAGATCCCTTGGCACTCAACCAAACGGCGGCAGAACGATTGTGGCAAATCTCGGAACGCATGTGCGGCATAGAACAGGAAAAGGAGCCTGATTGA